The genome window TCGTCAACAAGCTGATGACGGCCCGGATGCAGCAGTTCGAGCACACCGTCGCCATGGAACTGCCGGCCCTCGCCGACAACTTCGGCCTGGACGCGAGCGCCCGGGAGAAACTGCGCGGCTACGTCAAGAGAATGCAGCAGTACATGGCCGGCGTGCTCCGTTGGCATCAGGCCGTGGATCGCTACAAGGAATTCGAATTGAAAAACACCCGGAAGCCCGGTCAGCCCTCCCTTCGCCCCACGGGCCTGGGGATGTCCGCCGCGCGCATCGCCTCGCTGTTCGGCGGCACCCGGTCCAGCATCGACAACCGTGAGAAGGACGCTGTTCTCCAGCTTGAGAGGAAGAGGTAGGCCATGACGAATCCAGTGAAGCCGGGTGGTGAAGAGGAAAAGCAGCAGTTGAGCCTCGCGACGCTCGCGGCGCGCCAGCTGACGACGACGACCAAGTCCGTTCCGCAGATGCAGGGAATCTCGTCCCGGTGGCTGCTGAAGCTGCTGCCGTGGGTGCAGGTCTCGGGCGGCACGTTCCGTCTCAACCGCCGCATGAGCTACACCGTGGGCGACGGCCGGGTGACCTTCTTCAACACCGGTGCGAAGGTCCAGGTCATTCCCCAGGAACTCCGTGAGCTGCCGTTGCTGCGCGGCTTCGAGGACAACGAGGTACTGACCGCCCTGGCCAACCGCTTCGAGCAGAAGGAGTTCAAGCCCGGTCAGGTGATCACCGAGGCCGGCAAGGAGGCCGACTCCATCTGCCTCATCGCCCACGGCAAGGTGAACAAGATTGGCAAGGGCAAGTACGGCGATGACACCGTGCTCGAGACGCTGGCGGATGGCGACCACTACAGCTACGAGGTGCTGCTGGAGTCGCAGGACTACTGGCAGTTCACGACCAGGGCCGTCACCGCCTGCACGGTGCTGATCCTCAAGCAGTCCGACTTCGAGTCGGTGCTCGCCCTGTCTCCGTCGCTCCAGAAGCACGTCGAGGGCTTCAAGGCCCTGAGGAAGAAGAAGACGGACAAGACGGGCGAGGCCGCCATCGAGCTGGCCGCGGGCCACCACGGCGAGCCGACGCTGCCCGGGACGTTCGTCGACTACGAGACCCATCCCCGCGAGTACGAGCTGAGCGTGGCCCAGACCGTGCTCCAGATCCATACCCGTGTCGCCGACCTGTTCAACGACCCGATGAACCAGACCGAGCAGCAGTTGCGTCTGACCGTCGAGGCGCTCAAGGAGCGCAAGGAACACGAGCTCATCAACAACCGGGAGTTCGGACTGCTGCACAACGCGGATCTCAAGCAGCGCATCCACACCCGCGGCGGGCCTCCGACGCCCGACGACATGGACGAGCTGCTCGCGACGGTCTGGAAGGAGCCCTCGTTCTTCCTGGCCCACCCGCGTGCCATCGCCGCGTTCGGTCAGGAGTGCAGCCGCCGGGGCATCTACCCGACCAGCATCGACGTGGGCGGCAACATGGTCCCCGCCTGGCGCGGCATCCCCATGTTCACGAGCAACAAGATCCCCATCAGCGAGACGCGGACCAGCTCCATCCTCCTGATGCGCGCGGGTGAGAAGAACCAGGGCGTCGTCGGCCTGCATCAGGCGGGCATCCCGGACGAGATCGAGCCCAGCTTCAATGTCCGGTTCATGGGCATCAACGAGAAGGCGATCATCTCCTATCTCGTCAGCACCTACTTCTCCGCCGCCGTGCTGGTCCCCGACGCGCTGGGCATCCTGGAGAGCGTCGAACTCGGCCGTGCCCACGAGTAGGCGACTCACCCACAGCTCAGACACGATCCAAGGGACACCTCATGGCGAATACGACGAATCCAGCGGGCGGTAGCGACGCGGAACAGCATCAGTTGAGTCTGGCGACGGCCGCTGCCCGCCAGTTGACGACGACGACCAAGTCACAGCCACAGATGGAGGAAATCACTCCCCGGTGGCTGCTGCGGATACTGCCCTGGGTCGAGGTGTCCGGCGTGTATCGCGTCAACCGCCGGTTGACCTATACGGCGAGTGATGACCGCCTCGAATTCAGCAACATCGGCGCCAAGGTGGAGCTCCATCCCCAGGAGCTGAACAAGCTGCCGCTGCTGCACGGCTTCGCGGACGTCGACAACCTGGTGCTGAGGGCCCTGGCGAACCAGTTCGTCCAGAAGGAGTTCAAGGCCGGTGAGCTCATCGTCGAGGCGGGCCAGCCCGCCGAGCATGTGATCCTGCTCGCCCATGGCAAGGCCCACAAGCTGGGCGCGGGCAAGTATGGCGATCAGGTCATCCTCGATTCACTGGCCGACGGCGACCACTTCGGGGATCAGGCCGTGGTGGAGTCGAACGACCGGTGGCCCTTCACGGTCAAGGCGCTCACCTCCTGCATCGTGCTGATGCTGCCGCAGCGGCTGTTCGAGGGGGTGATCATGCAGTCCCCCGCGCTGCACGCGCACGTCGAGCGCTACAAGGCGCGCTTGAGGAAGCCCCAGGACAAGCAGGGGCAGGCCGCCATCGAGCTGTCCGCGGGCCACCACGGCGAGCCGACACTTCCCCAGACGTTCGTCGACTACGAGATCAAGCCCCGCGAGTACGAGCTGAGCGTGGCCCAGACCATCCTCCGGGTGCACACCCGCGTGTCGGATCTGTTCAACGATCCGATGAACCAGGTGGCGGAACAGCTCCGGTTGACCGTCGAGGCCATCCGCGAGCGGCAGGAATACGAGATGATCAACAACCGGGAGTTCGGGCTGCTGCACAACGCCGACCTCAAGCAGCGCATCAATCCGCGCAGCGGGCCTCCCACTCCGGACGATCTGGACGAGCTGATCAGCCGGCGCAGGAAGTCTCGCTACCTCCTGGCCCACCCGCGCACCATCGCCGCGTTCAGCCAGGAGTGCAACCGCCGCGGCATCTACCCGACATGCGTCGAGGTGCAGGGCAGACCGGTCATCGGCTGGCGCGGTGTTCCCCTCCTGCCCTGCGACAAGATTCCCATCACCAAGGAGCGCACCAGCTCCATCATCGTGATGCGCACGGGCGTGGACGATCAAGGCGTCGTCGGCCTGCACGAGACCGGCATCCCGGACGAGATCCAACCTGGCCTCTCGGCCCGGCGCATGGAAGTCAACGACAAGGCGATTACCTCCTATCTCGTCAGCGCCTACTACTCGGTGGCCCCCCTCGTGCCCGACGCGCTCGGAGTCCTCGAGAACGTCCAGCTCGGGCGCTGACCGCGACCACCGGGCGGACGCGGGAGCCCTCCCCGCGTTCTCCCCCCACGTCCGCTGACGCGTCCCTCACTTCCTCCTGTCGGGCGCCAGTGCGCCCAGCAGGAGCAGATCGGCCAACTGGACGAGAAAGCCCTCGTCGACGTCCTGGCGCTCCATGAAGAGCCGATGCTGGAGCGCCCCCGCGAGGGTCTTGAAGAGCAGCATGCTGTCGAAGCCTGGCACGAACTCGCCCCGGGCCCTCGCGGCCTCGATGACGGGCAGCGGCAAGGCATCCATCGATTCGCGCAGCTGCTGGGCGATGTCCGTGAACTCCGGGTTGCGCTCCTCGGCGATGAGGATGCGCCGGAGCGCCTGCCCTTCCGCTGAACCCATGACCATGGCCATGTGGCGCCCGATCCCGAGCAGATCGCCCCGGAGCGAGCCCGTGTTCGGAGGGACGACCCGCTCGGCGGTGACCGACCGGAGCGCCACCGCCACCAGTTCCTGCTTCGTTGGCCAGCGCCGGTAGATGGTGGTCTTGTTGACCCCGGCCCGCGCGGCCACGTCCTCGATGCGCAGCGCCCCGTAGCCGACGGAGGCGAGCTCCTCGCGCGTGGCCTCGAGAATGCCTCGCACCACGGGCTCTCCGCGCACGAGCATTCGCTTCTTGCAAGCTTTTCGTTTTGCTCCCACTTGACCGCTCACTCGGCGACCACTGCACCACACCGCTCCACCTCCAGCAACCCTGGTTTCCAAGAGATTGGAACATCGCAACTTCCTGTTGCGATGCGCCAGCGGGGAGTCTATATCCATCGCAACTAGAAGTTGCGGTTTATCGCGTACAACGCGCGATTCCTCCCTCCCCCTGATTCCAAGACGGAACGAGCATGACCTCGACGACTGATGCTTCCCGAAAGCCCGCGACGTTCCTGCTGACGAGCACGACCGCGCCGGGACACTTCCTGCGTGTCCTCGATCTCGCGCAGCAGCTCACCTCCCGCGGCCACCGGGTGCTGTTCAAGGCGAAGGCCAACATGGCGGCCGAGGTGAAGGCCGCTGGCGCGGAACTCCTGCCCTACGAGCACATTATTGATCTCCAGGACTTCGCGACTCTCACTCCCCACGCCAGCCTGCCGGCCTGGATGCCGACGATTCCGTTCGGCTTCGCGCACGTCCGCCGCCTCATCCTGGCGAACAACGTCCAGCTCGCGATGGAGCTCGAGCCCGTCCTGCGGCGGGAGCAGGTGGACTGCGTGGTCTACGACTTCTTCGAGGTGGGCGCGGCCTGGGCCGCGGAGCGCGCCGGCATCCCCTTCGTGAGCGCCGGAAACATGGGCAGCACCGTCAACCGGGACGAGCTGCCACTGATGTTCAGCGTGCAGCCGAAGATGCGGCACATCAGCCGGATCCCCGCGCTGGCGCACGGGCTGCTCGGCCAGTTGTTCTCCCTGCGTGAGCCAAGAGCGAAGCTCGGACTGCCCCCCTATACCGGCCGGGCAGCGGACATGGTCCAGGGAATGATCTCCCCCCGACTCCACATCGTCATGGGTCCCCAGGGCCTGGCCGGGGACATCCCGCTGCGCGACCGTCAGCTCTTCGCCGGGCCGACGACCTTCAACGTGCCCTCCAAGAACCAACCGCCGCGAGAGGCAGTGCGCATGGAGCCCGGCACGGTGGTCATCAGCACGACGACGACTCCTGGGGACAACGGCCTGTTCCGGCGCGTGCTGGAGGCCGTCGCGCCGATGAACGTCCCCGTGCTCGCCACGTCCGCGGGCGCCCAGGACATCCCCTCCGGACTCGGTTCCCATATCCGCATCGAGCGCTACGTCCCCCACGACGAGGTGTTCCCCCAGGCCCGTGCGCTCGTCACCCACGGCGGATGGGGCACGGTGGGACGCGCGCTGACCTACGGGCTGCCCCTGCTGGTCATTCCTCTCTTCGGCGACCAGTTGTTGAACGCGGCGCTGGTGGAGCGCGCGGGGCTCGG of Cystobacter fuscus DSM 2262 contains these proteins:
- a CDS encoding family 2B encapsulin nanocompartment shell protein, with product MTNPVKPGGEEEKQQLSLATLAARQLTTTTKSVPQMQGISSRWLLKLLPWVQVSGGTFRLNRRMSYTVGDGRVTFFNTGAKVQVIPQELRELPLLRGFEDNEVLTALANRFEQKEFKPGQVITEAGKEADSICLIAHGKVNKIGKGKYGDDTVLETLADGDHYSYEVLLESQDYWQFTTRAVTACTVLILKQSDFESVLALSPSLQKHVEGFKALRKKKTDKTGEAAIELAAGHHGEPTLPGTFVDYETHPREYELSVAQTVLQIHTRVADLFNDPMNQTEQQLRLTVEALKERKEHELINNREFGLLHNADLKQRIHTRGGPPTPDDMDELLATVWKEPSFFLAHPRAIAAFGQECSRRGIYPTSIDVGGNMVPAWRGIPMFTSNKIPISETRTSSILLMRAGEKNQGVVGLHQAGIPDEIEPSFNVRFMGINEKAIISYLVSTYFSAAVLVPDALGILESVELGRAHE
- a CDS encoding family 2B encapsulin nanocompartment shell protein; amino-acid sequence: MANTTNPAGGSDAEQHQLSLATAAARQLTTTTKSQPQMEEITPRWLLRILPWVEVSGVYRVNRRLTYTASDDRLEFSNIGAKVELHPQELNKLPLLHGFADVDNLVLRALANQFVQKEFKAGELIVEAGQPAEHVILLAHGKAHKLGAGKYGDQVILDSLADGDHFGDQAVVESNDRWPFTVKALTSCIVLMLPQRLFEGVIMQSPALHAHVERYKARLRKPQDKQGQAAIELSAGHHGEPTLPQTFVDYEIKPREYELSVAQTILRVHTRVSDLFNDPMNQVAEQLRLTVEAIRERQEYEMINNREFGLLHNADLKQRINPRSGPPTPDDLDELISRRRKSRYLLAHPRTIAAFSQECNRRGIYPTCVEVQGRPVIGWRGVPLLPCDKIPITKERTSSIIVMRTGVDDQGVVGLHETGIPDEIQPGLSARRMEVNDKAITSYLVSAYYSVAPLVPDALGVLENVQLGR
- a CDS encoding TetR/AcrR family transcriptional regulator, with the protein product MLVRGEPVVRGILEATREELASVGYGALRIEDVAARAGVNKTTIYRRWPTKQELVAVALRSVTAERVVPPNTGSLRGDLLGIGRHMAMVMGSAEGQALRRILIAEERNPEFTDIAQQLRESMDALPLPVIEAARARGEFVPGFDSMLLFKTLAGALQHRLFMERQDVDEGFLVQLADLLLLGALAPDRRK
- a CDS encoding glycosyltransferase, translated to MTSTTDASRKPATFLLTSTTAPGHFLRVLDLAQQLTSRGHRVLFKAKANMAAEVKAAGAELLPYEHIIDLQDFATLTPHASLPAWMPTIPFGFAHVRRLILANNVQLAMELEPVLRREQVDCVVYDFFEVGAAWAAERAGIPFVSAGNMGSTVNRDELPLMFSVQPKMRHISRIPALAHGLLGQLFSLREPRAKLGLPPYTGRAADMVQGMISPRLHIVMGPQGLAGDIPLRDRQLFAGPTTFNVPSKNQPPREAVRMEPGTVVISTTTTPGDNGLFRRVLEAVAPMNVPVLATSAGAQDIPSGLGSHIRIERYVPHDEVFPQARALVTHGGWGTVGRALTYGLPLLVIPLFGDQLLNAALVERAGLGRYLPLDKATPETIRAELQKLLADEGIRNRMKKISADIKQLKSEQVAAQALEKIAFEGKVDVKARATAA